A window of Macrotis lagotis isolate mMagLag1 chromosome 1, bilby.v1.9.chrom.fasta, whole genome shotgun sequence genomic DNA:
tgggggggcggggagaagggaattaagattagggagaaaattgtataactcaaaataaacaaaatctttaaaataaaaaatatgtagcCAGTATGTCTTAATTGATCTAATTGTCAATGTGGCTCACTTTGTTTGTAACATGATTCAAAGCATCTTTCTATAACTAAGCATTGATGTCATAAAATTCCACTAGTTTAAGCAAATTTTGTATCTTAAAGTTatgtttatttcttgaaaaaacaaatctaaatgTATATGGCATGTGATCCACATAAGATAGTAATCACATTTTTCATGTCAGgccaataaattattaataactaCACCTGGGCATTCAATCATATATCCATACAAATAACTACATTGCCACATAGAATATAGTATTGGGTGAACAGAGTAGATTAAAAGCTCAGAGCAGAAGATTTACATTTAATTGTTAGGACTAAAGAACATTGATGTCCACCTAAGAGAGAATTACACTGAACATTACTTCCACATCTTTCCTAATGATTTAGAAATTCTCTGGAGTATGTGAGATGCTCCAGAGACCATCCCTACACTTCAGACAATGTACTAGGTTTTCCACATAGAAACAGTCCTTGTTGAAAAGCAATTCCTCAGAACCACCAAGGAGACTTTGTGGGAAGGAAAGATTTAATCCACTTcatccctcttccccttcttctctaTCTCCTGCCCTTGGCAGGAATAAAGATTGGATAGCTCTTTATCTTAGTATGTTACCTGATATTTCCATTTTCCCAAATAAGAACTACTTCCATACATCTGTTTCATATTTGGAATATCTTTCCTGGCTATGAAATGCTGTCCTAGTGTTTCCTGTCTTCCAGGTGAGAATGTGAGATTATAGATAGAGAGCAGGGAACCAGTAACAAGTAACTAAAAATTTCAGACTGAGAGTTGGGATTTTGCAAGTAGATTTGTAATggactaggaaaaaaagaattctataatGATTCAGAGAAATCTAACAAATGCTGTGAAAAGATAAATGATTGTGTAAATGAAGGCAATTTGAAGCAATAAAAAGGGGATTTAAAAGCTaaactggggcagctgggtggcacagtggatagagcactgactttggagtcaggagtacctgggttcaaatccgacctcagacttaataattacctagccgcgtggctttgggcaagccccttaaccccattgccttgaaaaatctaaaagctAAGCTATGAGGCAGAGAATGTCTCAGAATCAAGAGTTCACTTTTGGTTCACTACATCCATTTTAGCTTGTCCTATTCCTAAAGGAATGAACCAAATGAACACTCACTCAGTTCTCTACCTCAATTGATCAATGAGCATTTCTCAAAATCCCATTATGTTTTTCTGATGGTGGGGTTACAAAATCCCTGTCTTTAAGTTTATTCTATCTTCTCTCTAGAGAGATATTGTTTCTTTACGCATATAcataaaagatgaacaaaaactGCATTGTGATTATGGATGTATAAAGATTGGTCTAATACCTGGAGGGATTAAAAAGAGTTCATGTAAGAGACAGTATTTGAGCAAAAGATGTAAGGGCATCCCGGCATACCAAAAGGTGAAGTGAAGGAGGAAATGTATTCCTTACATCTGAGTCAGTCTATGAAAAGGtgggaatggggagaggaaggtcagttgaaataattaacatgataaaaagataaaactgTTCAGCTAGCTTGTCCATAAACATAGGAATGGGGACACCATCTCTGAAAGACTAGAAATTGTTGTAAATGAGAAATATAGAAATGCCTATTtgagggagtcactggagtttattgatgagCTTGGTTAGGTCAACTTGTTTGGACTGATGAGCTAGGATTATCTCTTTGACAACAATatgaagaacaaattagaaaggacagagacaaaacaaaaaaattagtaaaCACAACACTGGTTTCTGAACTCTTGTACTTTATCTTGGAATGATGCCTAGGGTCCCAAATCACTTATATAAGTGATTAACAAGGTGGGAGACATGTTTGACCTTTGCTATTATGCATTTCCAGGAATAAACTTGACCCTAAGAGTCTCAAAGACAACTGGGTTAACCTCTCTCTAGCACCTATAAACCTAGAGAATAATAGAAAACAACTTATTTGTATTTTCTCATGCTAACTCATAGAAACCAGAAGAGAATTATACCACTATTCTGGGACTCAAACAACCCAAGTGGTGTACCTAACCAGGCTAATTAGCATCTATTGGCAGTCTCCCAGCACAATAAGCAAAGCAGAACCTGTTATTTCAATAAAATACCAATTCTTTCACATTACCCACCTATACCCATAGTCTTAATCCTTTATTCCCTTGAAGTCTCAATTTGTTTCAGGTAGAATTCATAAGCTTTTCCTTTCCAGGATTTCAAAGCCTGTCATGGTGAATCTGAGAATCTTCTTAAAGGGTTCTGGattttttatgtctttaaaaGAACCAGAGGTCAAAAGAGGCCAAATTATAGGGAAAGGGCTACTCTATTTGTTATCTTTCCCAAAGTCACTCCCCATTGCTAGGAATCTATTGGGGCTCTCCCAATACCAAATGCTTTCAGTTGTTATTAGTGTGATGGATTGAAAAACACTTAAAGATTAGCAATGATAACTAAAAATTATTAGAGTTTCATCAAGAACAAATAATCATAGGTTCACTTGATTTCTATATTGGATGGGGTTGTTAGACTCTTAGATCCAATCAATGTCACAGACATGTTAATTTGTATCCATGATTTTGTAAAGTTTCTTATGATATTTTTGTGGCTATCACAAGAATTTCTGGAGTCACTGTTACTGAAGCATAGAAGGTAGGCAGAAGTGGATAGAGTAAGAGAGTATAATTTCCTATATAGCTGttaattgttttgataatttcATTCATTGTGCACGGTTTTAGGTGCCACAATTTAGGAACATGATAAGTTAGAGAATGTCTAGAAGGTGGTAGTCAGGATGATAGAGGCTGGGAGGCTTGAGTCATGCCATTTGTGAACCGTTTTAAGTGTTTGGTAATATTTAGAATACAGAGAAGACTTTGAGACCAGAAGAAAATGATAGCTGTTGTTAAAGAAATTGAATGTGGAAGAGAGATTATGATTTGAACATTGGAGTGGAATTAAGAGTTTTTCTTAATTCTTGAAGCCAATTCTAAGAATTATTGGTAAAAGTTGTGGAGAAACAGATTTCtaatcattaaaagagaaaaaatatatttttcaaaatttcacatGCAAAAACTATGTCAAATTACTTACTATCTTAGGTAAAGAAATGGcaagggagggatggagaaaatttggaactcaaaaattttaaaaactgaatgtttAAAATTGACTTTATGTGTATTTGGGGAAAACAttacagaaaaatgttttaaaaagaaaaaacttttttaccAATTAGAGTTTCTTAGGTAGAATGAACAACTTTAGAAGGGAGAGACTGAAATATCAATGGATGTCACTAACCAAGTCTGGGAAAGGAATATCATTCTTGAAACTGACCATCTGGCTGCATTCTTGGCCAAGATATTTGATTACTATTTTGAATGTAGCAGGAAAGATATTATAGTTacatggggaagagaaaaaaataccatCCAGGCATTTGTTTGTATAGAGTATTTGTAAGccatactttttacttttttgtaaaacCTTAGAAATTCAGAAGTATTTtcacattcatcatttcattAGCTACCTAGGAAAAgtgaatatttacattttaatctaagacaagatttaaagcaaaaaaagcaggggcatctaggtggtacagtggatagaacactcaccctggagtcaggagaacctgagttcaaatgcagcttcagacacttaataattgcctagctgtataatcttggggaagtcatttaacaacactgccttgcaaaaaaaaagaaaataggaataattatatAACTGCTAAGCCCTCTAAATCAATCtgattccttttaattttctccatttattttcagTTAACTGGTACTAATAAGGTActcaaattttgttttgttatgttttcctATATGATACTGTACTCTTGTAAGTAACAGTCAATAAGATAATTCAACATGAATATTGACAAAAGGAAATCTGAAGTCCTAcactttagtttgtttttaatgtctgtGTAAATATAGAACAGATGGAATTTATCTTAGCATTAGTTCAATAGAGAAATTCctcaaaactttttcttttgaatttagttAAAAGCCCAAGATTAATAAGTCAACTATAGGTAATTAAAACcaatataattttataagatatagtttcattcattttcaaataaactcTAAGATATATTGAACTTTGTGATAGTGAGGCAAGTTATAGACAATCATGCTCATTTCTTGACTCAACATTAATAAAGTGAAACACATAAATAGGTGAGTGATCAGAATGAGGccattttaagaatttttggGAGAAAAAGATCAGAGAAATAGGAAGTATTTAGCATGAACAAGAAAAGGCTTAGAACtgaaagttttccttaaaaattacaaGGATTATAAGAGACTGAGATTTAGTTTTTCCTGATTTAGAAGATATAAAAAATACCAATGCATAGAAATTATATAAGTAAGCAGGAGAGCAGTTTAatttataaaagtattttctAGCAATTTTGtccaaaaatagaatattttcttAGAGACATATCACTATATTCAATGAAAATGGCCACAAATTAAAGTAGTTATTTCTGGATGATGattaaattatttaacatttagCTTCCCAAACTAAGGTTTTATGATTATCTAGTTTACATGTCTCCATTGCATATCTCTTGGTTCAATTATAAAGCACAGTCAACATGAATCAGACCAACAAGACCTGGGTGACAGAATTCTTCCTCTTAGGACTTTCTGATGACCCTCAGACACAGCTTTTGCTCTCTGTGTTGTTCCTGGCAGTCTACTTGGGCACCATTCTTGGAAATCTGCTTCTGACATCTTTGATTCTTCTTGATTCACAGCTCCATACAcccatgtattttttcctctataatttaTCTCTAGCTGACCTTTGCTTCTCGACTACCACTGTTCCCCAAACCCTAGTCCATTTGTTATCTGGGAGGAAACTAATTTCTTTCACAGGTTGTGCAGGTCAACTTTTTTTCATCCTGTTCTTTGGATCTACAGAATGTTCCTTATTAGGTGTGATGTCCTATGACAGGTACTTGGCAATCTGTGACCCTATGCACTATCCCCTCATTATGACATGGAGAACATGTGGCCTATTTGCCTTAGGGTGCTGGTTCAGTGGTCTTTTTGCATCTTCGATGGATACTATATTCACACTAAGTCTCCCTTACCAAGGAGATAATAGGattgctcattttatttgtgaGCCCCCAGCTCTTCTTGTTTTAGCATCTACGGACACAGACAGTACAGAAATGGTCATTTTCTTGATGGGTGTAGTAATACTTCTTGCACCTGTGTCTCTGAtcattatttcatatatgtgCATCGTGGTATCTGTGATCAGGATGAAGAAAACCTCAGGGAGATTAAAGGTCTTCTCCACCTGTGGATCCCATCTCATTGTGGTCATCATTTTTTATGGATCAGCAATCATCAACTATATGACACCTAAGTCATCCAGAGAACTAGGCAAAATGGTATCTGTGTTCTATTTAGTGATAAATCCTATGCTCAACCCCTTCATATATAGCCTGAGAAACAAAGATGTAAAGAGGGCATTCAAGAATGTGGCCAACAGGAGAACATTCTGCAGAACATGATTCCCTAAacctttattaaattttatattatctctcttgtccaatatttttcttaatctcttgGGAAAACTGACTTCTCCTGACTTGTATTAGTAATTAATGATGCATGCATAAATTGCCATTTAATCATTCATAATGTGATTACATATTGGATATCAGTCATATGTCTGAGTTGAAGGGAGAGATGCATATATCACACATTTAACCCTCTGGAGAACTGAATGGAATTATATCAATTTGGAGATTTGGGGAAATAGTCTAACTGGTATGTCCAATGAATATCCTGTATTGAACTTAAGGGAACAGAGATGAATAATATGTAAGCATTCTTAAAAGTAAGAAGAGGGAGTCCAGCCTTTGAGGGGTTAGTCAGAAGTCCCACTCATAGTAACTTGATATTAGATTGCTTTTACTTGCGATACAGTGTTCAAAATGTTGAAGGTCATAGTGCCATTGGAGAAACTATTTGTAAGACTCTTATCTACTGAATAAAAATTTGTTACCTTATTGATTTTTTGTCTTTTGGATAgcctatatttttaatatatcccTACCCATTGGGAATTCCTTGtcacacagtaaaaaaaaatttagatcaaAATTACAATAATGTTTGATACTTTCTGAGTGTTCCAAACCTGTAGACCTGCATAGCTTTGAGAAGAAATTCAATTGCTCATCCACTCTGAAGCTAAGTTTGGACATTATAATTGAATAGCactaaataattgttttaatcaatagctatattatttttctgactccgcttacttattttatattagttcatataaatctttctttttgtcttttcttatggCATAGAATTCTTCCAATATATTCATGAGTCATAATTTGCTTAACCATTATTCAGTCACTGAAAATCTACCTTTGTGAGGTTTTTCTtactacaaaaatagaaataaaaatatttctatgaatattttgaaatatatggataatatttttaatagttcttGCATAGTATTCCTATCTTTCACCACTGAGAAGATAAAATTGACTTGGGAGTCTCTGGATCTAAGCATAttgacctttaaaaaaatgtttattgatttttggttttgcaatttaaagtaaataaaaaagaaaagttatggCACAGAGCTCATCTTATAGCAATTTCAGTTTTGAACAATATGtcattaaatgaaagaaaatatattaaatatagatCTTAGCAAAAACTAAAACCATTTCTTCAGGAATTTTAATTGCTGTAAAATCAATTATcacaaggagataaaaaaaaataaaaacagcctATCCAGAAAACACTTGACCTTTTGGCAAAGAAAAAGCCCAGTTAACATCAGTTTAGAACATCACCATATTGTAGAATCCTATGAATAAATGTGGAATATAATAAGTAGCATTGcctcctaaaataaaataaaaatgcctcAGTTGCAAAAAGCCTAATAGTATACATTATCTCACTAGTAATTAAGGACTCAAAGGTGAAATTAGGAGGTCAGCAATAACAATACAAAATCATCAATACAAATTGTTATGCCAAACTGCTTTCACCATTAATGACAGTATATTCAACTTATTTTGCCTGTTTCCTGCAATAGAAATTAGGGCCaacaataacaaccaaaaaaaaggtaaaagtagTTGAACTAAACAAAGTAGAAGCAGAGAAGGTCTGTGCTGGAGAACTATAAATTGGAAGGTATTCAGAGAACAATTCTTAAGATACCTGCAAGGTAAAAGAATgtcaattaaaaagaaaggttTTCATTCCAGAAGATATGATCAATACATATCAATTAATTGCTACTTATGCCCTAATTAAAGAATCCCACATCCTCCATGTAACTTTCTATATCCaaaaaatttcacaattttttctctcctaaatattttagatattatGCTACCTATGCCCAACAATTTTGTCATTTTGGTGTCTTAATCACAATTCGGAATAAAACAGAACCTTTTAAATGTGATCTGCAATCACTGAAAAGGTTTGTTTTAGTTATTCATACAGGAAAATCCAAGTAAATGAAGAATTTTGTCCAAAATATGATCAACCCTAAGATGACAGACTATAATCCATTATACTAAAGGACTGTTACAGTTCATTAGTATACATACTTTGGGCTTCAAAAGAACAGTGAGCAACTGGGAtcaaaattcaataataatagagtagtttgatttgaatttgaaaaacTACAGGGCTTTATTTAGTGATTGCAAATTTTTTGAATGAAAAGCTCATTTTTAAAGAcatcaatttaattcaaataatGTAGTATAAATGTCAGGCCTGGAATAACAGTCTTTGAAGATTTGATATTTCAAGTCTCCCAAAAGTCaataaaggaggaaatgagaATTGTGAAATCTCTCTGCTCTAATACTGAAAAAACAGTGTCAGTGAAGAAATGTAGAGGAGATGCATTATAAAGTTTTCCATTACATAATTATGTGGCTATGCAAAGAAATGTCAGTGTTCGAATAAAAACAAGCTATAACTCATGGAAAACCTGATGACTGAATTGGTAGCTACATAATATCCAGAGGTAAACAGGAAGCTCATGGCACACTTAATAAACCTCTCCCATCAACTCCCTCTTAAATAAAAGATTTGGAGGAGGTTATAATCAAGAAAAGCAGAAGATGAAAAGGTATCGGTGTGATGTAATATGCACATATAGAGTGTGATTTGCCTgcatcaatgagatcacagaaaCACTGTAAATGATAAAGTAAACATTCTTCATGGTATCTACCATATATCTATCCTTGTAGTACTTGGTGAATACAGAGAGTGGTATGAGAATCCGTTGATGATAGattctagaaaataaaaaa
This region includes:
- the LOC141517319 gene encoding olfactory receptor 2D2-like, with the protein product MNQTNKTWVTEFFLLGLSDDPQTQLLLSVLFLAVYLGTILGNLLLTSLILLDSQLHTPMYFFLYNLSLADLCFSTTTVPQTLVHLLSGRKLISFTGCAGQLFFILFFGSTECSLLGVMSYDRYLAICDPMHYPLIMTWRTCGLFALGCWFSGLFASSMDTIFTLSLPYQGDNRIAHFICEPPALLVLASTDTDSTEMVIFLMGVVILLAPVSLIIISYMCIVVSVIRMKKTSGRLKVFSTCGSHLIVVIIFYGSAIINYMTPKSSRELGKMVSVFYLVINPMLNPFIYSLRNKDVKRAFKNVANRRTFCRT